The Bos indicus x Bos taurus breed Angus x Brahman F1 hybrid chromosome 3, Bos_hybrid_MaternalHap_v2.0, whole genome shotgun sequence genome includes a window with the following:
- the PKLR gene encoding pyruvate kinase PKLR isoform X1 translates to MEQIPGDRQRQQLPATMADTFLEHLCLLDIDSEPVVARSTSIIATIGPASRSVERLKEMIEAGMNIARLNFSHGSHEYHAESIANIREAVESFANSPLSYRPVAIALDTKGPEIRTGILQGDPASEVEIVKGSRVLVTVDPEFQTRGDANTVWVDYPNIVRVMPVGGRIYIDDGLISLVVKKIGPEGLETEVENGGVLGSRKGVNLPGTQVDLPGLSEQDVQDLRFGVEHGVDIVFVSFVRKASDVAAVRDALGPEGQGIKIVSKIENHEGVKKFNEILEVSDGIMVARGDLGIEIPAEKVFLAQKMMIGRCNLAGKPVVCATQMLESMITKPRPTRAETSDVANAVLDGADCIMLSGETAKGNFPVEAVKMQHAIAREAEAAVYHRQLFEELRRAAPLSRDPTEVTAIGAVEAAFKCCAGAIIVLTTTGRSAQLLSRYRPRATVIAVTRSAQAARQAHLCRGVFPVLYREPPEDIWADDVDRRVQFGIDNGKLCGFLSSGDLVIVVTGWQPGSGHTNIMRVLSVT, encoded by the exons ATGGAGCAGATCCCCGGAGACAGGCAG CGGCAGCAGCTGCCAGCCACTATGGCAGACACCTTCCTGGAACATCTGTGCCTGCTGGACATCGACTCTGAGCCTGTGGTCGCTCGCAGTACCAGTATCATCGCCACCATCG GGCCGGCATCTCGCTCCGTGGAGCGTCTCAAGGAGATGATCGAGGCCGGGATGAACATCGCGAGACTCAACTTCTCCCACGGCTCCCACGAG TACCACGCTGAGTCCATCGCTAACATCCGGGAGGCGGTGGAGAGCTTTGCAAATTCTCCGCTCAGCTACCGACCCGTGGCCATCGCCCTGGACACCAAGGGACCAGAGATACGCACTGGGATCCTGCAAGGG GACCCGGCGTCAGAagtggagatagtgaagggctcCCGGGTGCTGGTGACCGTGGACCCAGAGTTCCAGACCCGCGGGGACGCGAACACCGTGTGGGTGGACTACCCCAATATCGTCCGAGTCATGCCGGTGGGGGGCCGCATCTACATTGACGACGGGCTCATCTCCCTAGTGGTCAAGAAAATCG GTCCAGAAGGGCTAGAGACCGAAGTGGAGAACGGCGGTGTCCTGGGCAGTCGGAAGGGCGTGAACTTGCCAGGCACCCAGGTGGACCTGCCCGGGCTGTCCGAGCAAGATGTCCAGGACCTGCGCTTCGGGGTGGAGCATGGCGTGGACATCGTCTTTGTCTCTTTCGTGCGGAAAGCCAGCGACGTGGCTGCCGTCCGGGATGCTCTGGGGCCGGAAGGACAGGGCATCAAGATCGTTAGCAAAATCGAGAACCACGAGGGCGTAAAGAA GTTCAATGAAATCCTGGAGGTGAGCGACGGTATTATGGTGGCACGGGGTGACCTGGGCATTGAGATCCCGGCTGAGAAGGTTTTCCTGGCTCAGAAGATGATGATCGGCCGTTGCAACTTGGCGGGAAAGCCCGTTGTCTGTGCTACACAG ATGCTGGAGAGCATGATCACTAAGCCCCGGCCAACTCGGGCAGAGACAAGTGACGTGGCCAATGCTGTTCTGGATGGGGCAGACTGCATCATGCTGTCAGGGGAGACTGCCAAAGGCAACTTTCCTGTGGAGGCTGTAAAGATGCAGCATGCG ATTGCCCGGGAGGCAGAGGCTGCCGTGTACCACCGGCAGCTCTTTGAGGAGCTACGCCGGGCAGCACCACTGAGCCGGGATCCCACGGAGGTCACCGCTATTGGTGCTGTGGAGGCTGCCTTCAAGTGCTGTGCTGGTGCCATCATTGTGCTGACCACAACTGGCCG CTCAGCCCAGCTTCTGTCCCGGTACCGACCTCGGGCAACAGTCATTGCCGTCACCCGCTCTGCTCAGGCTGCCCGCCAGGCCCACCTGTGCCGAGGAGTCTTCCCTGTGCTCTACCGTGAACCTCCAGAGGACATCTGGGCCGATGATGTGGACCGTCGGGTCCAATTTGGCATCGACAATG gAAAGCTCTGTGGCTTCCTCAGTTCTGGGGACCTGGTGATTGTGGTGACAGGCTGGCAACCAGGCTCTGGCCATACCAACATCATGCGGGTGCTGAGCGTAACCTGA
- the PKLR gene encoding pyruvate kinase PKLR isoform X2, which produces MADTFLEHLCLLDIDSEPVVARSTSIIATIGPASRSVERLKEMIEAGMNIARLNFSHGSHEYHAESIANIREAVESFANSPLSYRPVAIALDTKGPEIRTGILQGDPASEVEIVKGSRVLVTVDPEFQTRGDANTVWVDYPNIVRVMPVGGRIYIDDGLISLVVKKIGPEGLETEVENGGVLGSRKGVNLPGTQVDLPGLSEQDVQDLRFGVEHGVDIVFVSFVRKASDVAAVRDALGPEGQGIKIVSKIENHEGVKKFNEILEVSDGIMVARGDLGIEIPAEKVFLAQKMMIGRCNLAGKPVVCATQMLESMITKPRPTRAETSDVANAVLDGADCIMLSGETAKGNFPVEAVKMQHAIAREAEAAVYHRQLFEELRRAAPLSRDPTEVTAIGAVEAAFKCCAGAIIVLTTTGRSAQLLSRYRPRATVIAVTRSAQAARQAHLCRGVFPVLYREPPEDIWADDVDRRVQFGIDNGKLCGFLSSGDLVIVVTGWQPGSGHTNIMRVLSVT; this is translated from the exons ATGGCAGACACCTTCCTGGAACATCTGTGCCTGCTGGACATCGACTCTGAGCCTGTGGTCGCTCGCAGTACCAGTATCATCGCCACCATCG GGCCGGCATCTCGCTCCGTGGAGCGTCTCAAGGAGATGATCGAGGCCGGGATGAACATCGCGAGACTCAACTTCTCCCACGGCTCCCACGAG TACCACGCTGAGTCCATCGCTAACATCCGGGAGGCGGTGGAGAGCTTTGCAAATTCTCCGCTCAGCTACCGACCCGTGGCCATCGCCCTGGACACCAAGGGACCAGAGATACGCACTGGGATCCTGCAAGGG GACCCGGCGTCAGAagtggagatagtgaagggctcCCGGGTGCTGGTGACCGTGGACCCAGAGTTCCAGACCCGCGGGGACGCGAACACCGTGTGGGTGGACTACCCCAATATCGTCCGAGTCATGCCGGTGGGGGGCCGCATCTACATTGACGACGGGCTCATCTCCCTAGTGGTCAAGAAAATCG GTCCAGAAGGGCTAGAGACCGAAGTGGAGAACGGCGGTGTCCTGGGCAGTCGGAAGGGCGTGAACTTGCCAGGCACCCAGGTGGACCTGCCCGGGCTGTCCGAGCAAGATGTCCAGGACCTGCGCTTCGGGGTGGAGCATGGCGTGGACATCGTCTTTGTCTCTTTCGTGCGGAAAGCCAGCGACGTGGCTGCCGTCCGGGATGCTCTGGGGCCGGAAGGACAGGGCATCAAGATCGTTAGCAAAATCGAGAACCACGAGGGCGTAAAGAA GTTCAATGAAATCCTGGAGGTGAGCGACGGTATTATGGTGGCACGGGGTGACCTGGGCATTGAGATCCCGGCTGAGAAGGTTTTCCTGGCTCAGAAGATGATGATCGGCCGTTGCAACTTGGCGGGAAAGCCCGTTGTCTGTGCTACACAG ATGCTGGAGAGCATGATCACTAAGCCCCGGCCAACTCGGGCAGAGACAAGTGACGTGGCCAATGCTGTTCTGGATGGGGCAGACTGCATCATGCTGTCAGGGGAGACTGCCAAAGGCAACTTTCCTGTGGAGGCTGTAAAGATGCAGCATGCG ATTGCCCGGGAGGCAGAGGCTGCCGTGTACCACCGGCAGCTCTTTGAGGAGCTACGCCGGGCAGCACCACTGAGCCGGGATCCCACGGAGGTCACCGCTATTGGTGCTGTGGAGGCTGCCTTCAAGTGCTGTGCTGGTGCCATCATTGTGCTGACCACAACTGGCCG CTCAGCCCAGCTTCTGTCCCGGTACCGACCTCGGGCAACAGTCATTGCCGTCACCCGCTCTGCTCAGGCTGCCCGCCAGGCCCACCTGTGCCGAGGAGTCTTCCCTGTGCTCTACCGTGAACCTCCAGAGGACATCTGGGCCGATGATGTGGACCGTCGGGTCCAATTTGGCATCGACAATG gAAAGCTCTGTGGCTTCCTCAGTTCTGGGGACCTGGTGATTGTGGTGACAGGCTGGCAACCAGGCTCTGGCCATACCAACATCATGCGGGTGCTGAGCGTAACCTGA